A stretch of DNA from Lodderomyces elongisporus chromosome 4, complete sequence:
TTTTGCAAGGGTCTCTGGATCTCAACCTACTTCAAGACAACCTTCTTTAAACCCCACTTTTACTCTACCAGAGTCGCAAAAAATATCCTCACTTTTATGGTACCTTATCAAATTGGATTACATAACAAACAACCCACTCGAAGCTAATAATTTTATATTCAGAGAAACTTATCAGTTTGAAAACATGTTTGAAATAGATGCACAGCCCTGGCCATTGGCGGATAAATCAAAGCTAGCTAGGATAGTTCTCGAGAAATTCACTATGAAATTATTAAACATACGCAATGACAATTTGGTTAGCAACATGAATTGGGGACTTAATAATATCTTTGCGCTGATAAATCAAAGTACAACATGGAGCGCTACCACAAAGTCACAATGGAGTAATTATTTCGAGTGGACTATTCGGTATGTGAATCCACCAGAACCACGTGCAAAATAGCAGAGTACAGCTGCACAATTATTTGTTACaaaataatgaaagaagagaagaaaaagatttaGAAATATAatacaaagaacaagaccaataacaaaaaagaatgagaataaaaaagaattgaagaTCAGGCTCAATcaaagaaaccaaagcaaagataaaaaagatataCCAACAGACCTATGAAAACttatttaaaaattatatttggatccaaaaaaaccaatttGGTGAAGTTGTTGTACTTGAGAAGAATGGCAATGCCACAATTTTCcgtgaagaaaaaaaaaataattctCGACATCGGTGCACACCCTCTGAATTGATTTTCATTCTTGagctcaattttttttttcttttttttttttttcctttcttgtctctcatttttcaattggcttttccattctccaaataaaatttttttctctctttcttcttctcttttcaccCACTCTACTCATCTCTTAACCAGACTCTTTTTACAATGTCACAAGGTACTCTTTACATTACTCAGCAAATTAGAAGTCTTGCTCCAAAGGCTTTGATTAAGCACTTCAACTTGGATGTCAAATTGGCAGACAAAGATGCTACATTCGAAAAATACTTTCCATTGAACAAGATTCCAGCTTTTGTTGGACCAAAAGGATTCAGATTGACCGAAGTCATTGCTATTTGCATTTACTGTATGTATAACCTTTTTAGCTACTTTTTACCAATTGGTTTATTTGCAATTGCCCAATTGTGCAGTTGCCGATTTGAATGAtgagaaatttttttcaaatattaATACAGTTATCCCTGTCTTAATAAATTATGTCGAGAATACTTAatctgaaacaaaaaaaaaccaacaacGGCAATTGTCTTTGGCTTTATTACGCTAACTTATCAATCATTGTTTTTACGGTAATACTAACAATATTATAAAGTGATCAACTTGGCTGATGCTGAATCTCCATTGTTGGGAAAGAATGCCGCTGCTTACGCCCAGGTCTTGAGATGGCTTTCTTTTGCCAACTCTGAGTTGTTGCCAAAGGAAGCTTCTGCTTTTAGACCATTGACTGGTGCTGACCCATACAACAGAAAGCAAGTTGAAGAGAGTCTTGCATACTTGAAGAAGGTCAACGGTGTCTTTGAAGAAAGATTATCCAACTTTACCTACTTGGTTGGTGAGAGAATCACTTTGGCAGATATTTTTGCTGCTACCGTTTATGTTAGAGGTTTCGAGTACTTGTACGGTGAACAATGGAGAAAAGAGTATCCTAGTATTACCAGATGGTTCAAGACCTTGATTGCTTCTCCATACTTGAAAGAGTTTGTTGGTGACTTTAAATTCATAGAGAAGCCAGTTGAATACACTCCaccaaagaaagagaagaaggagaaggctGCTCAAGCTCCAGCTGCTAAGAAGGAAGCTTCCGCACCAaaagctgctgctgctgctgctgcttctgAACCAGCTGagccagcaccagcaccaaagCCAAAGCACCCATTGGAGGCCTTGGGTAAGCCAAAGGCTGCATTGGATGAATGGAAGAGAGTCTACTCCAACGAGGAGACTAGAGAAACTGCTATTCCATGGTTCTGGAAAAACCAATATGACCCAGAAGAATGGTCATTGTGGAAGGTTGACTACAAATACAACGATGAGTTGACCTTGACCTTTATGTCCAACAACTTGGTTGGTGGTTTCTTCAACAGATTGTCTGCTTCAACCAAATACATGTTTGGATGTATGGTTGTTTACGgtgaaaacaacaacaatggtaTCACTGGTGCTTTCTTGGTCAGAGGTCAAGATTACGTTCCAGCTTTCGATGTTGCTCCAGATTGGGAATCTTATGAGTTCACCAAATTGGATGGCTCAAAGGAAGAAGTTCAAAAATTCGTCAACAACATGTTGGCTTGGGATGAGCCAGTCGAAGTCAATGGTgagaagagagaaattGCTGACGGTAAAGTCTTCAAGTAGATCTTGAACTAGCTAGTTTATATATTTCTGTTTAattatcttttttcttttttttttctttcttcagtGGTCAGCGACTACATTGTTCATTCtacatttatatttataatttATCAGATGTAACCAGTTTGTCATGTATACTATTCTAGCTTTTAACAAAATTTgtgtatataaaaaaaaggcggCGGTGTGTCACATTGCGACACTAACTTGTCGCAATATGCCCATATTTCCACAAAGTGGAAATTCGTGCCAAACCCAAAAATGGGAAGGTTTGGCGAAGACAATAGAATTAAATGTAGAAATGAGAATATAAATAGAGGAGAGAAGTCGCATCTCGAACTACTCTCAATTTATATAGAATTATCGATAAATACTAGTTTTATTGGTCACCATAAGTTAGGCGCAATCTGCCGTGTATTCGTAGAGAATGGCCACTCTGCCGAATGCCTTCACTTAACAGATTGTGTCAGATAATTTACACCTTACACTTAAAACATTTGTTTTACTCAGTATACAATCAAGGAAGAATTCACTCCCTTCGAATATAGTCAATTGGTAGTTAAATATAATCGCTGGCACTAGTGAGCTAGGTAGCGAAATCTAGTGTACAGCAGTCGCACACTTACGAGGAGTGACGTTGCTATGTGACAAAATGGTGGTCCCTAGCAGGAACAATGACCATTCCTGCAACTTTGCAGATCAATTGACTCAGACAAACGATTGTTGCTGATTGATGTTTTAGTGCATTAAATTGTCAAACTGGAATGTGACACTGTCGCGAAAGTGATCACTATCCAGTATAAAATACTATCGGAAGACCCTACCCGAAAGACAAAGTTAGGGGATATGCTGAAAAGAAATGCATGAATGTTGGAGATCTCACTCCCACAGGGTGGAAGTCCCTAGGAACAAAGAAGGCCTAGCTGAAATAGCTGACGAGGAGAGCACACTCCCCTTGGGTGAAAGTCCCGTAAATTAAAAGACATCTAGCTGAAATAGCTGACGAGGAGAGCACACTCCCCTTGGGTGAAAGTCCCGTAAATTAAAAGACATCTAGCTGAAATAGCTGACGAGGAGAGCACACTCCCCTTGGGTGAAAGTCCCGTAAATTAAAAGACATTTAGCTGAGATAGCTGACGAGGAGAGCACACTCCCCTTGGGTGAAAGTCCCGTAAATTAAAAGACATTTAGCTGAGATAGCTGACGAGGAGAGCACACTCCCCTTGGGTGAAAGTCCCGTAAATTAAAAGACATCTAGCTGAAATAGCTGACGAGGAGAGCACACTCCCCTTGGGTGAAAGTCCCGTAAATTAAAAGACCTACTAAAATTACGGAAACCAGAGTATTGTGGGATttcacagcagcagctCTAGCGAAATTCCTTTATGATGCTTTTATTGCTCGAGTGGGGTCATTTCAAGTGTTAAGGACTGACAACGGACCAGAGTTTATCAAGGGTGTTTTTGCGATACTTATTATAAACTCATGGAATCAAAGGAACCTTCTCAGTCCCGTACCACCCCCAAGACAATGGGATGATTCAATCATCCCATAAAGGAATTATTCGATTTATGTGCCTGTTACTCCCGAAAGCTTTGGTGGAAGTCCCCGAAATTAAAAgtattttatatttgaaAGCTAGGAGAGCCAACTCCTCTTGGGTGGAAGTCCCAGAAATGAAAAgtgatttatttttaaaagcTAGGAGAGCAAACTCTTCTTGGGTGGAAGTCCCAGAAATGAAAAGCGCTTATTTACGATTGAGAAGATCAAACTTCCGTTGGGTGGAAATCCCATAAATAAAAGAACTTACAAATGAGAAGAGCAAACTTCCATTGGGTGGAATTCCCATAAAGTAAAGGTATTATAATTGTGAAGATCAAACTTCCATTGGGTGGAAATCCCATAAATTAAAGAAGGTTGTCACTACTTGTAGGATGCCTAAATATCTTACCTGTTTCAGAATCAAACGGCAAAATTGATGGTTGTTGACATGACACAATCGGGAAGAAATTCCGGAAGCGAAAATAATGCGAAATTGCTACAACTACTGCAAGTCGAAAAATTTCGATTTCGCGATGAGCCATCGTGATATTTATTCGCAATATTATTGGTCAGAGAAATTTATACTGAAAACAGGAGATGCCCTATACATATCCATGCTATTCTCGACAAAGTAAACGACCTTACATTGAACAACACCTAAAACCAGTTAACAAATTAGCCTATAGCAATACAACCATTAACATTGCAATGTACCTATCCAATCTTTACATATACTAAACAATATGTCAAACCCTGAAAACACTAAGCCCACAGAAAATAAAGTTCAACCTGACAAACCATATACTCATGTCCCAACACCTGATAGAGCTGATCTAAGACAGACGCTCCACTCAAACTCCACTATcgaagatgaagatacGTCCTCCATCGGTGATAATGTTAAACTGATTGTGCAAGAATTGGTAAAACCCAGTAGAGCAGATGTGACTTTAAAGAAACCAGTTACCATAAACTAAAACCAAGAATCTATATCAGAATTGGAAAATCGGATGACTAGGATTGAACAATCTTTGCTGAACTTGACTACGATGTTGACCGGTATCTCAAAAGGATTTCAAACTCATAGTTCTGAACCTGAAAATAAATCAAGAATGCTGGAACAACCCGTGCAATCGACGCCTACTATGGGATCAAATTTGTGTAACAGTCCAGCCCGTACTATACCATTGTATAACGAAAGTCTTGACATTCAAGGAGGTTTACAACCTTCTACCATTTATGACAGAACTTCCTACACTCTGCAATCAAGACCTGATGGTATCATGGTGAAAGGGTATGAAGAGACTTGTGAATATATTAATGAGATTCGAAGGAGGTTTATTGATGATAgtaaagttgaagaaattcCTTATATCATGCATCCGAATTCCGCGGTTGAGAAGACCTTTATGGCATACTACAATGCTTTAGCCGCGAATTTGAATAGGACACCTAGCGATGAACTAGCCTTGAAACGGTATAACGTTCGAAAGTTCCCGCCTATGAGAGTGAAAGATATAGATGGATTTCATTATTGGTTAAGGAGTATGGTTTGGTATAAACACACTTATTTCATTCCGGATTACTTAATCCGTGATACGATAATTGCAACAGCCAAGGAAGTAGATGATCCAACATTGACTAGGACCGTCCAAACGAGTTGCAAGAAAATAGACAAAGCGCTATATTCACCTATTAAGTATAACCTTATATTCAAGGACTGGAGAAAGAGTAATAATGATGAGAAGCCTACCGATATAATCAGGGAGGTGGATGAGATATTCAAGTTGAACATTCATCCACAGAGTGTGATGGTAAATGTACAaggagaaattgaaaattacCTTGAGAGTAATCACGTGAATGCTTTGCCTGTCGTGGATGGATCAGAATATCCAAGATGTTATATGAGAGACTAAGTGTGGTAATGGATCAAATTATATATTATATGAGTCCAGATATCAAGGTAGTAAAAGTTAATGAAAAAGGTTTAAACTATGAAATCACATTGAATGGATTCGAAATTAGGCACCACCTATATTCCTTGAAAATGGGTAGTCTAAAACAATTGTTGGATGTGGAAGGCGAAGTACCATATAATGATATATGGGATGCGGTTATTACAACATATGACGATAACATGTCACGTATACACGTCGTAGAACTGACtttgaagatgaaacaGACGAAAGGAGACTTGTGTCAAGTATGCGGTAAAATTGGACATGAGTTAGCAAAATGTTATAGAGCAAAAGAGGCAGAGAAACGTGGTACAATATTAATGAAGAATAGAAGGGTGTTTACTCCTGACGGCACTGAATTGATAATAAGcggaaaagaaacaatgaTGAGAAAGTATCCGGACTTATTCACGAGTGCTGAAGGGCGACACCTGTATAAAGAATGAGAGCCGATAGTGATAATGATATAATATGGGTATTGAACAAATCTTCAGATGGTTGAAGTAAAGTGAATCAGTTCACAGTATTGAAGTTATGATTCCCAACTACTACTAAGATAATGATAGATCCTAAAAGAAGAACCCGTGAGACCATTAAAGTATGA
This window harbors:
- the TEF4_1 gene encoding elongation factor EF-1 gamma subunit, whose protein sequence is MSQGTLYITQQIRSLAPKALIKHFNLDVKLADKDATFEKYFPLNKIPAFVGPKGFRLTEVIAICIYLINLADAESPLLGKNAAAYAQVLRWLSFANSELLPKEASAFRPLTGADPYNRKQVEESLAYLKKVNGVFEERLSNFTYLVGERITLADIFAATVYVRGFEYLYGEQWRKEYPSITRWFKTLIASPYLKEFVGDFKFIEKPVEYTPPKKEKKEKAAQAPAAKKEASAPKAAAAAAASEPAEPAPAPKPKHPLEALGKPKAALDEWKRVYSNEETRETAIPWFWKNQYDPEEWSLWKVDYKYNDELTLTFMSNNLVGGFFNRLSASTKYMFGCMVVYGENNNNGITGAFLVRGQDYVPAFDVAPDWESYEFTKLDGSKEEVQKFVNNMLAWDEPVEVNGEKREIADGKVFK